Genomic DNA from bacterium:
CATCGTGAACGCGGTGATATACCCCCACGCCAGGGGGGAGCGGCGACGGACAGTCCGGAAGACCAGCAGGCCCCCTGAAAGGGGGGCAGATGGCCGGGTCGAGACTGTCGATGCGCAAGACCAAAGAGATCCTGAGACAGAAGTGGGCGCAGGGCCGCTCGCATCGCGAGGTGGCGCGGAGCCTGGGCGTGAGCATGGGGGCGATCAGCGGAGCGCTGCAGCGTGCCGCAGCGGCAGAGCTTGACTGGCCTGCGGTCGCATCGCTTACGGAGTCCGAGCTGGAGGCGCGGCTTTACAGCACGCCGACGACGGTGCGGGGGCGCGTGTTGCCGGACTGCGCGTGGCTGCACACGGAGCGGCAGCGCAAGGGGGTGACGCTTGCGCTTTTGCACGTGGAGTACCGCGAGCAGCACCCTGACGGCTACGGCTACACGCAGTTCTGCGAGCACTACCGGCGCTGGTGCAAGAAGCATCGAGTGACGATGCGCCAGCTGCACCGAGCTGGAGAGAAGATGTTCGTGGACTACGCGGGCAAGCGGCCCTCGATCGTGGACCGGATGACCGGGGAGCGGACGCCGGTCGAGTTGTTTGTCGCCGTGCTCGGTGCGTCGAGCTACACGTTTGCGGAAGTGACCCAGACGCAGCGGTCGCACGACTTCATCGCAAGCCACACGCGCGCGGTGGAGTTCTTCGGCGGCGTCGCGGAGGTCACGGTCCCCGATCAGCTCAAGAGCGGGGTGACTCGCGCGTGTCGCTACGAGCCGGGACTGCAGCGCACCTACGAGGACTGGGCTCAGCACTACGGGACGACGGTGATCCCGGCGCGGCCTCGCAAGCCTCGGGACAAGGCGAAGGCCGAGGCGGCCGTCCTGGTCGT
This window encodes:
- a CDS encoding IS21 family transposase, which encodes MRKTKEILRQKWAQGRSHREVARSLGVSMGAISGALQRAAAAELDWPAVASLTESELEARLYSTPTTVRGRVLPDCAWLHTERQRKGVTLALLHVEYREQHPDGYGYTQFCEHYRRWCKKHRVTMRQLHRAGEKMFVDYAGKRPSIVDRMTGERTPVELFVAVLGASSYTFAEVTQTQRSHDFIASHTRAVEFFGGVAEVTVPDQLKSGVTRACRYEPGLQRTYEDWAQHYGTTVIPARPRKPRDKAKAEAAVLVVERWIVARLRNETLYSVGQMNVRIRELLVELNDRLMRAYGQSRRERFELLDRPALRPLCRDRFLYTEWKSARVNIDYHVQLGTHFYSVPYALVRERVEIRATVLTVEVFHRGQRVGTHVRKDDPGFSTTAAHMPKAHRKHLEWTPSRLIHWGSTIGPQTRTLVAAILEERRHPEQGYRSCLGILRLAKQYGHDRLESACKRAVAVHARSYRHVHSILKHGLDQVELEIEEPNPAKRPGHRNVRGANYYH